The Xenorhabdus doucetiae genome has a window encoding:
- the abiEi gene encoding type IV toxin-antitoxin system AbiEi family antitoxin, whose protein sequence is MDKITAIKTLDKFSKMGKNIFLLQDLAVIFADEAPRTLKKSIDRLIKAELLVRITKGVYTNARASLGAYPLESIAINIRRGEYSYISLESALSQYGIISQIPTDRLTIMSTGRSGEFETPWGVIEITHTNKKPSEILKGTLENRGPMRIAREETALRDLKRVGRNTHLIQREELEHA, encoded by the coding sequence ATGGATAAGATCACTGCAATTAAAACATTAGACAAATTCAGCAAGATGGGAAAAAACATCTTCCTCTTGCAAGATTTGGCGGTCATCTTTGCTGATGAAGCACCACGAACATTGAAAAAGTCCATTGATCGTCTTATCAAGGCCGAGTTGCTGGTGCGTATCACCAAGGGGGTTTATACAAATGCACGCGCGAGCTTGGGCGCTTATCCACTGGAGAGCATCGCAATCAATATTCGACGTGGCGAATACAGCTACATCAGTCTGGAATCAGCATTGTCCCAATACGGGATTATCTCCCAGATCCCTACCGACAGACTTACGATTATGTCTACCGGCAGGTCAGGGGAATTTGAAACACCGTGGGGTGTCATTGAGATCACGCACACCAATAAGAAACCGAGTGAAATCCTGAAAGGAACGTTGGAAAACCGTGGGCCAATGCGTATCGCAAGAGAAGAAACGGCCCTTCGTGATTTAAAGCGAGTGGGCAGAAACACCCACCTGATTCAAAGGGAGGAATTGGAGCATGCCTGA
- a CDS encoding SLC13 family permease has protein sequence MDASESLTPAIGPTPSNKRGLIILALDIILLVVLLKFLPYGEKANAGLALMAFVGVLWLTEAIHVTITALCIPILAVGMGLLNTGDALKSFANPIIFLFFGGFALATALHIQGLDRLIANRLLMLARGRLSVAILLIFGITALLSMWISNTATAAMMLPLVLGILANLDVRSERNTFVFVLLGVAYSASIGGLGTLVGSPPNAIAAAQLGMDFFTWMQYGVPMVIVLMPVMVGVMYLMLRPNLNHKFALELEHLEWNSKRVIAMGIFLLTVVCWIFSSFISDALGGVKDLDTIIAVSAAILIGITGVSTWSQIQNNTEWGVLMLFGGGLTLSAVLKNSGASEVMANGMAATFGTSPWFVIIIAIAAFIIFLTEFTSNTASAALLVPIFATVAEALGMPVMVLTMIIGIGASCAFMLPVATPPNAIVYGTGYIKQSEMVRVGIVLNVVCIAIISAIAWFFWL, from the coding sequence ATGGACGCTTCTGAATCTTTAACCCCGGCGATTGGGCCTACCCCTTCAAATAAAAGAGGCTTAATTATCCTTGCGCTGGATATCATCTTGCTTGTGGTATTGCTTAAGTTTTTACCTTACGGGGAAAAAGCCAATGCAGGCTTGGCATTAATGGCATTTGTTGGCGTGTTATGGTTAACCGAAGCCATCCATGTCACCATTACTGCGCTGTGTATTCCTATTCTGGCCGTTGGCATGGGATTGTTGAATACCGGTGACGCACTAAAATCCTTTGCAAACCCGATAATCTTTTTATTCTTCGGTGGCTTTGCTTTGGCAACCGCGTTGCATATCCAAGGCCTGGATAGATTAATCGCTAACCGCTTGCTGATGCTGGCCCGTGGGCGTTTATCCGTGGCGATATTGCTGATATTTGGCATTACCGCCCTGCTGTCTATGTGGATCAGCAATACGGCCACGGCAGCTATGATGTTACCACTGGTGCTCGGTATTCTGGCGAATCTGGATGTCCGCTCTGAACGTAATACCTTTGTCTTTGTGCTGCTCGGTGTTGCTTACAGCGCCAGCATCGGTGGACTGGGAACCTTGGTGGGAAGCCCACCCAATGCCATTGCTGCCGCACAATTGGGTATGGATTTCTTTACATGGATGCAATACGGCGTGCCAATGGTCATTGTGCTCATGCCTGTCATGGTTGGGGTGATGTACCTTATGCTGCGTCCAAACCTGAACCACAAATTCGCTCTGGAACTGGAGCATCTGGAATGGAATAGCAAGCGTGTTATTGCCATGGGTATTTTCCTGCTCACCGTCGTGTGCTGGATTTTCAGTTCATTCATCAGTGACGCACTGGGCGGTGTCAAAGATCTGGATACGATTATTGCCGTGAGTGCGGCTATCCTGATTGGTATCACGGGTGTATCCACATGGTCACAGATTCAAAACAACACGGAATGGGGCGTATTGATGCTCTTCGGGGGTGGCCTGACATTGAGTGCTGTCCTGAAAAATTCGGGTGCCAGTGAAGTGATGGCGAATGGCATGGCAGCGACTTTCGGCACCAGCCCTTGGTTTGTGATCATCATTGCGATTGCGGCGTTTATTATCTTCCTGACCGAATTCACCAGTAACACGGCGAGCGCAGCGCTGCTTGTACCGATTTTTGCCACGGTTGCAGAAGCGCTGGGAATGCCGGTCATGGTTTTGACTATGATCATTGGTATTGGTGCATCCTGTGCCTTTATGTTACCTGTAGCAACGCCACCTAATGCGATTGTTTATGGCACCGGCTACATCAAACAAAGTGAAATGGTCAGAGTCGGCATAGTACTGAACGTGGTATGTATTGCCATTATTTCTGCGATTGCGTGGTTCTTCTGGTTGTAA
- a CDS encoding aldehyde dehydrogenase family protein has protein sequence MKKLHDIEKELLPYTSYKMLINGEWVDSVSKNTLKSYNPATGELLTEYAAGNAEDVELAVKAAQKALPAWSKTSAAERQSLLLKIADLLEAEAERFIVLETLDGGKTQALCRHFDIPFSVDHFRYFAGVIRAHSDTTDVIDNDTLSLVIREPIGVVGQIIPWNFPLLMAAWKLAPALAAGNTIVINPASLTPITLLELGRIINQVLPAGVVNIVTGRGSVVGQAILDHDGINKVAFTGSTEVGYNVAAAAAKRLIPATLELGGKSANIVFPDANMQKAVKYAANAILLNQGQACESGARLFLHKDIHDEFLRSLKSVFESIKVGDPMLAETEMGSQVSEEQMNTILGYIDLAKQEGATILTGGNRLTEAGLDEGFFIQPTILTNVTNNMRVAQEEIFGPVLCVIPFSHEEEVIEMANDSEYGLAGAVWTQDINRALRIAKAIKTGRMWINTYHELPAHAPFGGYKKSGLGRETHKMMLDAYTEVKNIYISTKDS, from the coding sequence ATGAAAAAGCTACATGATATTGAAAAAGAATTATTGCCCTATACCTCTTATAAGATGCTGATTAATGGTGAGTGGGTTGATAGTGTTTCGAAAAATACACTGAAAAGCTATAACCCCGCAACCGGTGAATTACTGACAGAATATGCGGCAGGAAATGCTGAAGATGTTGAACTTGCTGTCAAAGCTGCCCAAAAGGCCCTGCCGGCATGGAGTAAAACATCCGCTGCGGAAAGACAATCTCTATTACTGAAAATTGCCGACCTGCTGGAAGCAGAAGCTGAACGCTTTATCGTCCTTGAAACATTGGATGGCGGTAAAACCCAAGCTCTCTGTCGTCATTTCGACATTCCTTTTTCGGTTGATCATTTCCGCTATTTTGCCGGGGTTATCCGTGCTCATTCTGATACCACGGATGTTATCGATAATGACACCTTGAGCTTAGTTATCAGGGAACCCATCGGCGTGGTCGGGCAAATTATTCCCTGGAATTTCCCGCTATTGATGGCGGCCTGGAAACTCGCGCCCGCCCTGGCTGCCGGTAATACGATTGTGATTAATCCTGCCAGCCTCACCCCAATCACACTGCTTGAATTGGGGCGTATCATAAATCAAGTTCTGCCAGCAGGCGTTGTCAATATTGTCACGGGGCGGGGTTCGGTGGTCGGTCAAGCGATCCTCGACCACGACGGCATTAACAAGGTCGCCTTTACCGGATCAACTGAAGTCGGTTACAACGTTGCCGCAGCGGCGGCGAAAAGGCTCATTCCTGCAACGCTGGAATTGGGGGGTAAATCGGCCAACATCGTCTTCCCTGATGCCAATATGCAAAAGGCTGTCAAATATGCCGCCAATGCCATTTTATTGAATCAAGGGCAAGCCTGTGAATCCGGCGCCCGCCTGTTCCTGCATAAAGATATTCACGATGAATTCCTGCGCTCACTGAAAAGCGTCTTTGAATCCATCAAAGTAGGTGATCCGATGCTGGCAGAAACAGAAATGGGCAGCCAAGTCAGTGAAGAGCAAATGAATACCATTTTAGGTTACATTGATCTGGCAAAACAGGAAGGGGCAACCATTCTGACCGGCGGAAACCGCCTGACAGAAGCCGGACTTGATGAGGGCTTCTTTATCCAGCCAACGATCCTGACCAATGTCACTAATAACATGCGGGTTGCACAGGAAGAAATTTTCGGGCCGGTACTCTGTGTCATTCCATTCAGCCACGAAGAAGAGGTCATCGAAATGGCCAATGATTCCGAATATGGTCTGGCAGGCGCCGTCTGGACGCAGGATATTAACCGTGCCCTGCGCATCGCTAAGGCAATAAAAACAGGACGTATGTGGATTAATACCTATCACGAATTACCCGCCCATGCGCCTTTCGGTGGCTATAAGAAATCCGGGCTTGGACGTGAAACCCATAAGATGATGCTGGATGCTTACACGGAAGTGAAAAACATTTATATCAGTACCAAAGACAGCTAA
- a CDS encoding dicarboxylate/amino acid:cation symporter produces the protein MDNTLKKTPLYKILYVQVIFAILLGIALGHFYPDIGESLKPLGDAFIKIVKMIIAPVIFLTIVTGIAGMNDIKAVGNVVGKSMLYFLTFSTLALLIGLVVANIIRPGDGLNISPESLDSSKVIGYVEKAHESSIVGFLMNIIPDTVVSPLVNGNILQVLFISVIFGIALAATGKKGEPVLVFLQNLSEPLFKMVGILMKLAPIGAFGAMSFTIGKYGISSIGNLMMLVATFYITSLLFVLVVLGAVAKYNGFSIIQLIKYIKDELWLVLGTSSSEAALPGLMKKMENVGCEKSVVGLVIPTGYSFNLDGTNIYMTMAALFIAQATGIDLSITEQISLLLVAMISSKGAAGVTGAGFITLAATLSVVPSVPVAGMALILGIDRFMSECRALTNLVGNACASIVVARWENALDKEKMHRVLNGDMSSSIEETAKK, from the coding sequence ATGGATAATACTTTAAAGAAAACACCTTTATATAAGATTCTTTACGTTCAGGTCATCTTTGCCATCTTACTCGGTATCGCGCTTGGTCATTTTTATCCAGATATCGGTGAATCACTAAAGCCGTTAGGTGATGCTTTCATCAAAATTGTAAAAATGATTATTGCGCCTGTTATCTTCCTGACAATAGTGACAGGCATAGCAGGAATGAATGATATTAAAGCCGTTGGCAATGTGGTCGGCAAATCAATGTTATATTTCTTAACATTCTCAACGCTTGCTTTACTCATTGGCTTGGTTGTTGCAAATATCATTCGTCCCGGTGATGGGTTGAATATCTCTCCGGAGTCATTAGACAGCAGCAAAGTTATTGGTTACGTAGAAAAAGCCCATGAATCCTCCATTGTTGGCTTTCTCATGAATATCATTCCTGATACCGTGGTGAGTCCACTGGTCAATGGTAATATTCTTCAGGTTCTGTTTATCTCCGTTATTTTTGGTATCGCTTTAGCCGCAACAGGGAAAAAAGGCGAGCCTGTTTTAGTCTTTTTACAAAACCTCTCTGAACCGCTGTTTAAAATGGTGGGCATTTTAATGAAATTAGCGCCTATCGGCGCATTTGGCGCAATGTCATTTACCATCGGAAAATATGGGATTTCATCCATTGGCAATTTAATGATGTTAGTTGCTACTTTTTATATTACATCATTGCTCTTTGTGCTTGTCGTTCTGGGCGCCGTTGCCAAATATAATGGTTTCTCTATCATTCAGTTAATTAAATATATTAAAGACGAACTTTGGTTAGTTCTGGGAACCTCATCTTCTGAAGCAGCGTTACCCGGCCTAATGAAGAAAATGGAAAATGTGGGTTGCGAAAAATCAGTGGTTGGCTTGGTTATTCCAACGGGTTATTCGTTTAATCTTGATGGCACCAATATTTATATGACAATGGCGGCATTATTTATTGCCCAAGCCACAGGAATTGATTTAAGTATTACGGAGCAAATCTCTTTATTATTAGTTGCCATGATCAGCTCAAAAGGCGCGGCCGGGGTAACAGGAGCCGGTTTTATTACGCTGGCAGCCACCTTATCTGTCGTTCCCAGTGTCCCTGTAGCCGGCATGGCGCTTATTTTAGGCATTGACAGATTTATGTCTGAATGCCGGGCATTGACCAATTTAGTGGGTAATGCGTGTGCCAGTATTGTTGTCGCTCGCTGGGAAAATGCGTTGGATAAAGAAAAAATGCACCGAGTATTAAATGGTGATATGTCAAGCTCAATAGAAGAAACCGCAAAGAAATAA
- a CDS encoding sulfite exporter TauE/SafE family protein, with amino-acid sequence MNITVLSLLFITAALLHGISGIGFPIASTAALSLFMPLKEAVILALWPTLLVNVWSVVSGGKIGFILRKYSLLALFSLLGSFIGAKLLFLVNPAYLQLLMSGVIAFYIVNSLRRSHHHLPENAVVLALFGLMAGIIGGATNAMSPILMMCLLAMSQNHHEIVRAANLCFLLGKISQLAVLHQEAFQLFSSQYLWVILILTALSLLSLIIGSRLRRWISPQHFSRLVLGILGGLAIMSAVQALRVLISA; translated from the coding sequence TTGAATATTACTGTATTATCATTACTGTTTATCACGGCTGCGTTGTTGCACGGCATCAGCGGTATTGGTTTTCCTATTGCCAGCACAGCGGCGCTCAGTCTATTCATGCCACTCAAAGAAGCGGTGATCTTGGCATTGTGGCCAACATTGCTGGTCAATGTCTGGAGTGTGGTTTCTGGCGGAAAAATCGGCTTTATATTACGCAAATACAGTTTATTGGCGCTATTTTCATTACTGGGTAGTTTTATCGGCGCTAAACTTTTGTTTTTGGTTAATCCGGCGTACTTACAGTTATTGATGAGTGGCGTCATTGCTTTTTACATCGTCAATAGCCTTCGTCGCAGTCATCATCACTTACCAGAGAATGCCGTCGTTCTGGCATTATTTGGTTTGATGGCGGGTATTATAGGTGGGGCGACAAATGCAATGTCACCCATATTGATGATGTGCTTATTAGCAATGAGTCAAAATCACCACGAAATTGTACGGGCGGCCAATTTGTGTTTTTTGCTGGGTAAGATCAGCCAATTAGCCGTGCTGCATCAAGAAGCATTCCAACTGTTTTCTTCGCAATACTTGTGGGTAATACTGATACTCACTGCGTTATCACTACTGTCTCTCATTATTGGCTCTCGCCTGAGAAGATGGATTAGTCCACAGCATTTTAGCCGGCTTGTCCTGGGGATATTAGGGGGATTGGCAATCATGTCAGCGGTTCAGGCTTTACGAGTTTTGATATCAGCATAG
- a CDS encoding DUF6694 family lipoprotein yields the protein MKKLLMICLLGFALAGCDNRLKIDGTNEIAVKTSIERIRDTLPEDKKLQFDDSLNIAMINSINFDDLFKDNQNGNIQHGDIQKLEQKFFQSLHGKTADQVIEEAEKIKAASLIKK from the coding sequence ATGAAAAAATTGTTAATGATTTGTTTATTGGGGTTTGCATTGGCAGGATGTGATAATCGACTCAAAATTGATGGAACAAATGAAATTGCTGTCAAAACATCCATTGAAAGAATCAGAGATACTTTGCCGGAAGATAAAAAATTACAATTTGATGATTCATTGAATATTGCCATGATCAATAGTATCAACTTTGATGATCTGTTTAAGGATAACCAGAACGGAAATATCCAACATGGAGATATACAAAAGTTGGAGCAGAAATTTTTTCAATCTCTTCATGGGAAAACTGCCGATCAAGTCATTGAAGAAGCAGAGAAAATTAAAGCAGCCAGCCTGATCAAAAAATGA
- a CDS encoding SprT family zinc-dependent metalloprotease gives MKFVSVPLSLQQAVMRTLRQKLTQASYFLQQKFPEPQITYQQRGTIAGSARLQEWEIRLNPILLIENQQTFIDEVIPHELAHLLAYHQFGKVAPHGKEWCFIMETIFEVPAKRTHPFSVHSVRSQIFIYYCRCQQHELTIRQHNKVLRGKICYICRQCGEKLTLLAEAET, from the coding sequence ATGAAATTCGTTAGCGTTCCCCTCTCCTTACAGCAAGCTGTGATGCGTACCCTGCGACAGAAATTAACTCAGGCGAGTTATTTTTTGCAGCAAAAATTTCCCGAACCCCAAATTACCTATCAACAACGAGGAACCATTGCGGGCAGTGCCCGACTGCAAGAGTGGGAAATTCGCCTGAATCCTATTTTGCTGATCGAAAATCAACAAACCTTCATTGATGAAGTCATTCCACATGAACTGGCGCATCTGTTGGCGTATCATCAATTTGGTAAGGTTGCCCCACACGGAAAAGAGTGGTGCTTTATCATGGAAACAATATTTGAAGTTCCCGCCAAGCGGACACACCCGTTTTCAGTCCATTCTGTCCGTAGTCAAATATTCATTTATTATTGCCGCTGTCAGCAACATGAGCTGACAATAAGGCAACACAATAAAGTCCTTAGAGGAAAAATTTGCTATATTTGCCGCCAATGTGGTGAAAAACTAACGCTACTGGCGGAGGCGGAAACTTAA
- the metK gene encoding methionine adenosyltransferase, which yields MTTHLFTSESVSEGHPDKIADQISDAVLDAILEQDPKARVACETYVKTGMVMVGGEITTSAWVDIEEITRRTVREIGYTSSDMGFDANSCAVISAIGKQSPDINQGVDRADPLEQGAGDQGLMFGYATNETDVLMPAPITYAHRLVERQAEVRKNGTLPWLRPDAKSQVTFQYENGKIIGIDAVVLSTQHAEDIDQKSLQEAVMDEIIKPVLPTEWLTPMTKYFINPTGRFVIGGPMGDCGLTGRKIIVDTYGGMARHGGGAFSGKDPSKVDRSAAYAARYVAKNIVAAGLADRCEIQVSYAIGVAEPTSIMVETFGTEKVPTSTLIQLVREFFDLRPYGLIKMLDLLHPIYRDTAAYGHFGREQFPWEATDKAEILRSAAGLK from the coding sequence ATGACTACACATCTTTTCACTTCTGAATCTGTTTCAGAAGGGCATCCAGATAAAATTGCCGATCAGATTTCCGATGCCGTCCTTGATGCAATCTTAGAGCAAGATCCTAAAGCTCGCGTTGCTTGCGAAACTTATGTTAAAACGGGCATGGTGATGGTAGGTGGCGAAATCACGACCAGCGCTTGGGTTGATATTGAGGAAATTACTCGCCGCACCGTACGTGAAATCGGTTACACCAGTTCAGATATGGGGTTTGATGCCAATTCATGTGCAGTGATCAGTGCCATTGGTAAACAATCTCCGGATATCAATCAGGGTGTTGACCGTGCAGATCCGCTGGAGCAAGGTGCAGGAGATCAGGGCTTGATGTTTGGTTATGCGACCAACGAAACCGATGTTCTCATGCCAGCACCTATTACTTATGCCCACCGTTTGGTTGAGCGTCAGGCCGAAGTGCGTAAAAACGGCACCCTACCGTGGCTACGCCCTGATGCGAAGAGTCAAGTCACCTTCCAGTACGAGAACGGCAAAATCATTGGCATTGATGCTGTTGTGCTTTCAACCCAGCACGCCGAAGATATCGATCAAAAATCTCTGCAAGAAGCGGTGATGGATGAGATCATCAAGCCAGTATTGCCGACTGAATGGCTGACGCCGATGACGAAATATTTCATCAACCCAACAGGCCGCTTCGTGATTGGTGGACCAATGGGTGACTGTGGTCTGACAGGCCGTAAGATTATTGTAGACACCTATGGCGGTATGGCCCGTCACGGTGGTGGCGCATTCTCAGGTAAAGATCCCTCCAAAGTTGACCGTTCAGCCGCCTATGCCGCGCGTTACGTTGCCAAAAATATCGTTGCGGCCGGTCTGGCTGATCGCTGTGAAATCCAAGTGTCTTACGCGATCGGTGTTGCGGAGCCAACCTCTATCATGGTGGAAACATTCGGGACAGAGAAAGTGCCAACGTCCACACTGATTCAATTAGTGCGTGAATTCTTTGATCTGCGCCCTTACGGCCTGATTAAGATGCTGGATCTGTTACACCCCATTTATCGCGATACCGCAGCTTATGGTCATTTCGGTCGTGAACAATTTCCGTGGGAAGCAACAGATAAAGCTGAAATTCTGCGCTCTGCGGCAGGATTGAAATAA